One window from the genome of Haliaeetus albicilla unplaced genomic scaffold, bHalAlb1.1 scaffold_188, whole genome shotgun sequence encodes:
- the LOC138684182 gene encoding RAS guanyl-releasing protein 2-like produces the protein VSLELGQTEEQLYQLSLQLGAPPGAAPVCPMDEWVLPDPPKPDPALLRAHLERLVESIFRNFDVDGDGRISREEFGIVRENFPHLRLFGDLDTDRDGSLSRGEVLAYFLRCSEGPPPAPPGPPHHFEESSPLRPAACRHCRRLILGLHKQGLKCRTCGLRCHARCRERLRVECRRRTQSVASDAPPGPPGPPPRSFSFSLPRPRRSSSALHPPETPEELQEVEDGVFDIHL, from the exons tcgGAGCCCCCCCCGGCGCTGCCCCCGTCTGCCCCATGGACGAGTGGGTCCTGCCCGACCCCCCCAAACCCGACCCGGCCCTGCTGCGCGCCCACCTCGAGAGGCtggtggag TCGATTTTCCGTAACTTCGACGTGGACGGGGACGGGCGGATCTCGCGGGAGGAATTCGGGATCGTCCGGGAGAACTTCCCCCACCTGCGGCTCTTCGGGGACCTGGACACCGACCG GGACGGCAGCCTGAGCCGGGGGGAGGTCCTGGCCTATTTCCTGCGCTGCAGCGAggggccccccccggcccccccggggcCCCCCCACCACTTCGAGGAGAGCAGCCCCCTGCGCCCCGCCGCCTGCCGCCACTGCCGGCGCCTG ATTTTGGGCCTCCACAAACAGGGGCTGAAGTGCCGCA cctgcggCCTGCGCTGTCACGCCCGGTGCCGGGAGCGGCTGCGCGTCGAGTGTCGCCGTCGCACCCAGAGCGTCGCCTCCGAcgcccccccgggacccccgggacccccccctcgctccttcagcttctccctgccccggccTCGCCGGTCGTCGtcagccctgcaccccccag agacccccgaggagctgcaggaggtggAGGACGGCGTCTTCGACATCCACCTATAG